One Manduca sexta isolate Smith_Timp_Sample1 chromosome 26, JHU_Msex_v1.0, whole genome shotgun sequence genomic region harbors:
- the LOC119190693 gene encoding uncharacterized protein LOC119190693, producing the protein MPAMQTSDEDGGAFTVINNEGETHETTAPDDAPLPRNVNVVKPVRRADDQREHFNSACTRLPPPAPAPAAPPGPAPRTILDPKFSRALDFKLRRLKEKEILQANLRRPTRYKPRNGLAASSIPNISCKERVSVVNMSRSHPRIDVIAPPEDASLNMDKTPSPARRARGQLTTRSSLDSDKPRFVTTVKSGQFLLPPPEVATLLGLETLYPPQEREKIVYSYASKPKALASRSKHSPPEPKKEMIPNGVVSSGTGAARRAHPGGIGGALGGVRALVAGVVGLRHLQHAHSTDTQRSGSVTTPAPYSNVMHERRVVRGATFASHPPHAAAVSTQPYNDTSV; encoded by the exons ATGCCTGCCATGCAAACCAGCGACGAAGACGGCGGCGCCTTCACTGTCATTAACAATGAAGGCGAGACGCACGAGACCACGGCCCCCGACGACGCTCCGCTGCCGCGCAACGTCAACGTGGTAAAGCCGGTGCGCCGCGCCGACGACCAGCGCGAGCACTTCAACAGCGCGTGCACACGCCTGCCACCGCCGGCCCCTGCGCCTGCTGCGCCACCTGGACCAGCGCCGCGTACAATACTTGATCCTAAATTTTCCCGCGCTCTTGACTTCAAATTGCGTAGACTCAAAGAAAAGGAGATTCTACAAGCGAACCTTCGTCGGCCGACGCGCTACAAACCACGAAACGGTCTCGCAGCCTCCTCGATCCCTAACATAAGCTGCAAGGAGCGCGTGTCCGTCGTCAATATGAGTCGTTCGCACCCAAGGATTGACGTCATAGCCCCGCCCGAAGACGCTTCGTTGAATATGGATAAGACGCCATCGCCTGCACGACGGGCACGCGGTCAGCTTACCACGCGAAGTTCTCTGGATAGTGATAAGCCTCGTTTCGTGACAACAGTTAAGTCGGGGCAGTTTTTGTTGCCACCTCCGGAAGTAGCAACTCTACTTGGGTTGGAAACGTTGTATCCGCCACAAGAGAGAGAAAAGATAGTTTATTCATACGCGAGCAAACCCAAAGCTTTAGCTTCACGTTCAAAGCACTCACCGCCGGAGCCCAAGAAAGAGATGATTCCCAACGGCGTGGTGTCGAGCGGTACGGGAGCGGCGCGACGAGCGCACCCAGGCGGGATCGGCGGTGCGctgggcggcgtgcgcgcgctcGTGGCCGGCGTCGTGGGGCTGCGCCACCTACAGCACGCGCACTCCACCGACACCCAGCGCAG CGGGAGCGTGACGACGCCGGCGCCGTACTCCAACGTGATGCACGAGCGGCGCGTGGTGCGCGGTGCCACCTTCGCCTCGCATCCGCCGCACGCCGCCGCTGTGAGTACACAGCCTTATAATGACACCTCTGTCTAG